The window CAGCGGTTCCGCACGGAGGGCGGCTCCAAGGGGCACGGGCTCGGTCTGACGATCGCACTGGGCCAGTCGGAGGTACTGGGCGCGCGCCTCGTCTTCACGAACGCGCCGGACGGCGGCGCGGTGGCCACGCTGACGCTGACCGCTTCCTAGGCCCGTCTGCTGCTAGGCCCCTCTGCTCCTGGACCGGCCTGCTTCCTGGACCCGTCTGATTCCTGGACCCGTCCGCCGGTCGCGGGGTGGCTCGTCGCGGGGTGCGTCGTGGCTCGTCGCGCGGCCGCCGCGTGCCCGGAGGCCTCGGGACGGCCGGGCTCCGAGACCCGCCGCGGCCGGGACAGGCGCCGGTCCGGGGACGCCACCGGCTCCGCCCGCCCCGCCGCCCCGATGGCTCAGCGTGGCGGGCGCGCACCGAAGAGCGCTCCTAATGTGGCGATTAGTCAGCTCTGTCCCCCATTTCCGGAGGAGCCCGCCATGTCCCTGCGTACCGCTCTCACCCGCCTCGGCATAGCCGCCGCCGGCGGCGCTCTCGTCGTCGGCGCCGCGAGCCCCGCCCTCGCCGGTGACGACTGGGGCCACCACGACGGTCACCACCCCAAGTTCTACAAGGGCCGCGTCACCGCGCCCGGCGGACTGAACCTGCGCGACAAGCCGACCCGCGGCAGCGCCGTCATCGGCTTCGCGCACTACGGCAAGGTCGTCTCCATCTTCTGCAAGACGCCCGGCGAGAACGTCAAGGGCAACCACCTGTGGTACCTCCTCGCGGACGGCACCTGGGCCTGGGGAACGGCCCGCTTCATCGACAACATCGGCCCGGTGCCCCGCTGGTGCTGAGGGCCCCCCGGGGAGACCGGCCTCCGGCCCGCAAGGAGCACCGGAACGGCCCGATTGTCGCGACATAACAGGACATCGGGCGACCGGCTTGCTAACTTCCGGACATGCTCTCGCCCGGAACGACAGCGCAGGCCGACCCGCCGGCCCCCGTCGTA of the Streptomyces aurantiacus genome contains:
- a CDS encoding SH3 domain-containing protein produces the protein MSLRTALTRLGIAAAGGALVVGAASPALAGDDWGHHDGHHPKFYKGRVTAPGGLNLRDKPTRGSAVIGFAHYGKVVSIFCKTPGENVKGNHLWYLLADGTWAWGTARFIDNIGPVPRWC